In Haliaeetus albicilla chromosome 3, bHalAlb1.1, whole genome shotgun sequence, the following are encoded in one genomic region:
- the TNFRSF11B gene encoding tumor necrosis factor receptor superfamily member 11B: protein MNKFLCCTLVLLDVSIKWTIQDDSPPKYPHYDPGTSRQLLCDQCPPGSYVKQHCTATSPTQCAPCPDQYYAEEWNSNDECQYCSAVCKELQYIKQECTSTQKRICECVEGRYLELEFCLKHKECPPGFGVAQPGTPESDTVCKRCPEGFFSNETSSKAACLKHTNCSALGFKIALKGNAVRDNICQENTDTTPQKCGIDVTLCEEALFRFAVPTQLTPNWLNILADSLPGTKVSRENIEKIKQRHSSQEQTFQLLKLWKQQNKEQDMVKKIIQDIDLCENSVLKHIGHHPNLSFEHLNTLMGSLPGKKVGKEDIERTMKLCQPTEQVLKLLNLWRIKNGDQDTIKGLMYGLKHLKTYHFPKRTIQSLKKVIKFLHRFTMYRLYQKLFLEMIGNQVKSVKVRCV from the exons ATGAACAAGTTCCTGTGCTGCACGCTTGTG CTTTTGGACGTTTCTATTAAGTGGACCATCCAGGACGACTCTCCCCCCAAGTATCCCCACTACGACCCAGGGACATCTCGTCAACTGCTGTGTGACCAGTGCCCTCCTGGGAGCTACGTAAAGCAGCACTGTACAGCCACCAGCCCGACACAGTGTGCCCCATGTCCGGATCAGTACTACGCCGAAGAGTGGAACAGTAACGATGAATGCCAGTACTGCAGCGCCGTTTGCAAAGAGCTGCAGTACATCAAGCAGGAGTGCACCAGCACACAGAAACGCATCTGTGAGTGCGTCGAAGGCAGATACCTGGAGCTCgagttttgtttaaagcacaAGGAGTGTCCTCCCGGATTCGGCGTTGCACAGCCAG GTACCCCTGAGAGTGACACTGTATGTAAGCGATGTCCAGAAGGATTTTTCTCAAATGAAACATCATCCAAAGCAGCCTGTCTAAAACACACAAACTGTAGTGCACTGGGTTTCAAAATAGCATTGAAGGGAAATGCAGTTCGTGACAACATCTGTCAGGAAAATACAGATACAACACCTCAAAAATGTGGAATAG atgTAACCCTGTGCGAGGAGGCTTTGTTCAGGTTTGCTGTTCCTACTCAGCTCACACCTAACTGGCTGAATATACTAGCAGACAGTTTGCCTGGAACAAAGGTTAGCAGAGAAAATATCGAAAAGATTAAACAAAGGCACAGTTCTCAAGAGCAGACCTTCCAGCTTTTGAAATTAtggaagcagcaaaacaaagaacaggatATGGTCAAGAAGATTATTCAAG ATATCGATCTTTGCGAAAATAGTGTCTTAAAGCATATTGGCCACCACCCGAATCTCTCCTTTGAACATCTCAACACACTGATGGGAAGCTTGCCAGGCAAGAAAGTGGGAAAGGAAGATATCGAGCGCACAATGAAACTATGTCAACCTACAGAGCAAGTTCTGAAGCTTCTCAATCTGTGGAGAATAAAGAATGGCGACCAAGACACTATTAAAGGTTTAATGTATGGACTGAAGCACTTGAAAACATACCACTTTCCAAAGCGAACCATCCAAAGTCTGAAGAAGGTGATCAAGTTTCTTCACAGATTTACAATGTATAGATTATACCAGAAACTCTTTTTAGAAATGATAGGGAACCAAGTTAAATCAGTGAAAGTAAGGTGTGtctaa